In Arachis hypogaea cultivar Tifrunner chromosome 17, arahy.Tifrunner.gnm2.J5K5, whole genome shotgun sequence, a single window of DNA contains:
- the LOC112765241 gene encoding uncharacterized protein: MRLKSVLLCCLLGLALISAVIADKSSRDDVQGHHGDGYGGGYGGGYGGSGGGGYGGGGGDSNGGGYYWGGGYSSGSGGSGGGDVGSSGGGPGGGGGKY, encoded by the exons atgagGCTCAAATCAGTTCTCTTGTGTTGCCTTTTGGGATTGGCTCTCATCTCAGCTGTGATTGCTGATAAGTCATCTAGAGATGATGTGCAAG GACATCATGGTGACGGCTACGGTGGAGGTTATGGTGGCGGCTACGGCGGAAGTGGAGGAGGTGGCTATGGTGGCGGCGGAGGTGACAGCAATGGTGGAGGTTATTATTGGGGTGGTGGTTACAGTAGTGGAAGTGGAGGAAGCGGAGGAGGTGATGTAGGAAGTTCTGGTGGTGGTcccggtggtggtggtggcaaaTACTAA